The Candidatus Obscuribacterales bacterium genomic interval AAGCTGCAAGACAGTACAGGAATGCTCTTCCTGCGCTACTCATCTCGGTTTGGCCCTATTGGTAATTTCCTCTTTGGCGCTAGCCAAGTAGAGAAGCTCATAGGCAGCAGTGGCAGCACCTTGGGATGGTTTCGCCGAGGCGTTGCACCCTGGATGGACTTAATTCGCTTTAGCAGCGGCGGCAAGGTCATTGACAGCTACCATCGCTTTTGGTCGTTAATTGCTGGCATTGGAGCCATTCTATTAGGCATTATTCTGCCGATGGTGCTTCCACCGTTCAGCAGCTTCTAGAGCTGTGATGCCTACAGGACAAGCCTTTTGCCTATCCTGGAATCTGCTGGCGATAGGATGGATCGTTGATTAAGATTGACAAAAAACTTGGCAGCCAATGAACGGTTTATCCCGGCATATTGGCTGCCAAGTTGCTGTTTAGACGTCAAAAACACCTTCAGCAATGGAGAATGAAAGAGCACATATAATTAAGGATGAGGAATCTATGCCCGCACCGAATGAACGCAAGCGAATCCACATCAATACGCCTCCCGAGTATGAAATGAAGTTGCTGACGGCGTTGTCTGCTTTTTTGGGCCGCAAGGTTTCGAGCCAGGCGAGTGCGGCGCTAGCAATGTATCTCCGGCAAAGCCATGAGCGTATTTTGTCTCAGTGTGAGTATTATGGGCATCGCTGGGGCATGAGTAAGTGGGAGGTACTAGACCTCTGCTATGCCAACCCTGAGAAAGCCCGGGAGTTGATTGAAAGCTCTGGAACAGTACATTCCGAAGACGATGGCCCGGATGTATTTACGGATTAATATCTAAGCTGCGACCGGTTAGCGATCGCTCCTCATTTCTATCCGGGAGCGATCGCCTTCCCGTTGGCTAGCCTTTCGACTCAGCAGCACGCATGGTCAGGATCACAGATGTTCAGCAAAGGTCATTGTTTCCCCCGTCTGGGTAAAAGCCATCACTGTATAAGGTTCGACCTCATCGCCCATCTCCATGCCGGGCGAGCCGATGGGCATCCCTGGAACTGCAATGCCAACAACATCCGGCTGTTCCCTGAGCAATCGTTGGACATCGGAAGCTGGCACATGACCTTCAATCACGTAGCCATCAACCAGAGCTGTGTGGCAGGACGATAGGTTGTCGGGAACACCATGCTGCTGTTTGATAGCCGTCATATCATCCGTCACATGGTCTTCCACACGAAACCCAGCGGCTTCCATATGATCAATCCACTGCCCGCAGCAGCCACAGGTCGGACTGCGAAAAACGATGAGTTCAGGTTCTGCCAAACTTTGTTGTGCTGGAGTAGGACTCGTTTGGGTAGTGGGAACAGAACTCGTTTGGGTAGTGGAAGCAGGAGTTGAAGAACAGGCCGTTGCCACAAGGCTCGCTGCTCCTAAGCTCACACCAAGTAATTGAGATATAAACCAACGACGCTTCATAACGACCTCTACGTATGGATGATGGGTTGACACAACTCTAAACGCTTTTTCTTATCTAAACCAGACTATCTTCTGATGTAGACGTGAAAGCGACCCTCCCATCGGTTGAAATTATACCCTAGCAGATCTCTGAGGCGGCTGCAGACCTAGTCGAGCTACGGGCTAAACTGATCCCACAGCTCAGGTGCCCCATGGCGTTGATAGCGCTGACAGCGCTTGATATACAAGTGGGCGGCGGTATCCATGGGATTCATGGCAGCGATCGCTTCAAATTCTGCCTGAGCAGCTTCAAACGACTGGTCATGGTACAGACAGACCGCTTGCTCAAATTGCGTCTGAGTCTTAGTCTTAAGCTCCACGCTTTTGGACATATCGCCCCCAAAAAACTCCCAGACAGAAACATGTTCTTTCTTACCTCGCACCTGCACCCGATCCAGAAAGCGATACTGG includes:
- a CDS encoding DUF411 domain-containing protein; this translates as MKRRWFISQLLGVSLGAASLVATACSSTPASTTQTSSVPTTQTSPTPAQQSLAEPELIVFRSPTCGCCGQWIDHMEAAGFRVEDHVTDDMTAIKQQHGVPDNLSSCHTALVDGYVIEGHVPASDVQRLLREQPDVVGIAVPGMPIGSPGMEMGDEVEPYTVMAFTQTGETMTFAEHL